A stretch of the Panicum virgatum strain AP13 chromosome 9N, P.virgatum_v5, whole genome shotgun sequence genome encodes the following:
- the LOC120688928 gene encoding BTB/POZ and MATH domain-containing protein 1-like: MGFVLHIDGYSRTKQELPTGKSIKSRPFRVGDLSWHVNYYPNGQTSACAEFVSVFLHLEGSVAAPVKATAVFSLLDPAGKPNCSCSCAKTEELRAEDRIARTSLVVVPPSDLNQQLGNLLTTEDGVDVTFQVAGEAFKVHRCLLAARSLVFKAQLLGGTRESITAGDCIRIDDMLPQVFKTLLHFVYTDSLPEAEMEEQEKAMMAQHLLEAADRYDMQRLKLI, from the exons ATGGG CTTTGTACTCCACATCGACGGCTACTCGCGTACCAAGCAGGAGCTCCCCACCGGCAAATCCATCAAGTCTCGCCCTTTCAGAGTCGGGGATCTCTCCTGGCACGTCAACTACTACCCCAACGGCCAGACCTCCGCGTGCGCCGAGTTTGTTTCCGTCTTCCTCCACCTCGAAGGGAGCGTCGCGGCGCCCGTCAAGGCGACAGCCGTGTTCAGCCTGCTCGATCCGGCGGGGAAGCCGAATTGCAGTTGCAGCTGCGCCAAAACC GAGGAGCTCCGCGCGGAGGACAGGATTGCCCGCACGTCTCTTGTGGTGGTGCCACCGTCTGATCTCAATCAACAGCTTGGTAATCTCCTCACGACTGAAGATGGTGTCGATGTCACGTTCCAAGTTGCTGGTGAGGCATTCAAGGTGCATAGGTGTCTTCTTGCTGCGCGGTCCCTAGTCTTCAAGGCACAGTTGTTAGGCGGGACGAGGGAGAGCATCACCGCAGGGGATTGCATCCGGATTGATGATATGTTACCTCAGGTGTTCAAGACTTTGCTACACTTTGTCTATACTGACTCATTGCCGGAGGCGGAGATGGAGGAGCAAGAAAAGGCTATGATGGCTCAGCATTTGTTGGAAGCTGCGGACAGGTATGATATGCAGAGGCTCAAGCTGATTTGA
- the LOC120688929 gene encoding uncharacterized protein LOC120688929 produces the protein MLSENNYGVWAVKMKIFMRAQGVWAAVVNKGGVDEKMDQMALAAIVQAVPEAVVMSISEHETAKEAWDALKEMNMGEQRVKKVTTIVNEIRSLGTKVEETTVVEKLLYSVPDKFQPLISTIEQWGDVTVMSVTETIGLLRAFKESSKGRRRDREGEQQLLAACAEPRLTRAEWEALVAEEKLRGEGSSSSDKKKYHGKFDKSKIDYRNCGEFCGEFGHFADECPAAVKKVMKGVAQLAVADADDEPTLL, from the exons ATGCTTTCTGAGAACAACTACGGCGTGTGGGCTGTGAAGATGAAGATCTTCATGCGCGCCCAAGGTGTGTGGGCTGCCGTGGTGAACAAGGGAGGCGTTGATGAGAAGATGGACCAAATGGCTCTCGCCGCCATTGTCCAAGCTGTGCCGGAGGCTGTGGTGATGAGCATCTCCGAGCACGAGACGGCCAAGGAGGCGTGGGATGCTCTCAAGGAGATGAACATGGGTGAACAGCGTGTCAAGAAG GTTACCACGATCGTGAACGAGATTCGCTCTCTCGGCACGAAAGTGGAGGAGACCACTGTCGTCGAAAAGCTCCTGTATTCGGTCCCCGACAAGTTCCAACCCCTCATCAGCACCATCGAGCAATGGGGGGATGTGACTGTGATGTCGGTGACGGAGACGATCGGGCTCTTGAGGGCGTTCAAGGAGTCTTCAAAGGGGCGGCGTCGTGATAGGGAGGGGGAGCAGCAGCTGTTGGCCGCGTGTGCCGAACCACGGCTGACACGTGCTGAGTGGGAGGCCTTAGTCGCTGAAGAGAAGCTACGTGGTGAAGGCTCCAGCAGCAGCGACAAGAAGAAGTACCACGGCAAGTTCGACAAGTCGAAGATCGACTACCGCAACTGTGGTGAGTTCTGTGGTGAGTTCGGACACTTCGCCGATGAGTGTCCTGCTGCAGTGAAGAAAGTGATGAAGGGTGTGGCACAACTCGCCGTGGCGGACGCCGACGACGAACCCACGCTGCTTTGA
- the LOC120688930 gene encoding BTB/POZ and MATH domain-containing protein 6-like: protein MASPVPPRPSSGRPSRGTTDGYSRIKDKLPTGKSIQSRSFSAGGRRRCILCYPNGQTSNCANFISVYLQLHKSAGEPVMARAKFDLLDRDGKPVPSNTCTTTLSEFSPGGSGYGFSEFINREFLENSEHLSNDCFKISCDIIIPDELRTENRIIAAPPLASSLAVPPSYLDRHLGDLLVSKEGADITFQVAGEEFSAHKFLLVARSRVFKAELWGAMKEGATTGDCVRVDGMLPQVFKALLHFVYTDSLPRMEEQEEAVMA from the coding sequence ATGGCGAGCCCCGTTCCGCCTCGGCCATCGTCGGGGAGGCCGTCACGGGGCACAACAGACGGCTACTCGCGCATCAAGGATAAGCTCCCCACCGGCAAATCCATCCAGTCTCGCTCTTTCAGTGCGGGGGGTCGCCGCCGGTGCATCCTCTGCTACCCCAACGGCCAGACCTCCAACTGCGCCAACTTCATATCCGTCTACCTCCAGCTCCACAAGAGTGCTGGAGAGCCCGTGATGGCGCGAGCCAAGTTCGATTTGCTCGATCGGGATGGGAAACCAGTGCCATCAAACACCTGTACCACAACCCTGAGTGAGTTTTCCCCCGGCGGCTCAGGGTACGGCTTCTCTGAGTTCATTAACAGGGAGTTCCTGGAGAATTCGGAGCACCTCTCCAACGACTGCTTCAAGATCAGCTGTGACATCATTATTCCCGACGAGCTCCGCACGGAGAACAGGATTATTGCAGCACCACCGCTTGCTTCTTCTCTCGCAGTGCCACCATCTTACCTAGATCGGCATCTCGGCGATCTCCTCGTGAGCAAAGAGGGCGCCGACATCACATTCCAAGTCGCCGGCGAAGAATTCAGCGCGCACAAGTTTCTCCTCGTGGCCCGGTCGCGGGTCTTCAAGGCGGAGCTGTGGGGTGCCATGAAAGAGGGCGCCACCACCGGGGACTGCGTCCGGGTCGATGGCATGTTGCCTCAGGTGTTCAAGGCCTTGCTCCACTTCGTCTACACCGACTCGCTGCCGCGGatggaggagcaagaggaggccgTGATGGCCTAG